A region of the Cricetulus griseus strain 17A/GY chromosome 7, alternate assembly CriGri-PICRH-1.0, whole genome shotgun sequence genome:
TCTTCCCAAACTAAGGTTTTCTAAAGGTTCTGTACCACCATTTTTTAATCAAATCTTAGTTTGCATTTGCTAAAAATCCATTAGTCAAGTGGGCACTACTTCCTCACACTGAGTCTTCGGTCACTGTAATCCTTGGTCATTTGCTGgtatctacttttaaaataaattattggtAAATGGTCTCCTCTGTTCTATATGTGTCCAGCTGAGGTTCTGAAGCTCAGTTTAAGCTTTGCCTGTTCAGTATTGTTTTATAGACTGTGGTAGCCACTTAACGTCATATAGCTCTTGGTTACACTGTGTTAAAATCTTTGGGGATTGGGATTTCAGGAATTTTCGTATAATAATTCTTCTGATATTTTGTTGAGTTGTGGGTATGTTAAGAATGTCTACATGACAGTATGAATATAATTGGGTTTAAAAAGCATGAATGACTAGCATCTAGCATATCACTAAATAAGAACAGAACAGTATTGGTTCTTATTAttgcacagaaaacaaacatatcTGAGATATTTGGGTGTATCATATGAGTACAAGGGTGTGGAACATATTCATTAATTCACCCAACCATGTTCATTGAGAGACTTCCATACATCCAAATGCTGTACTGAGATTAGGGTACAATTCTGAATAAATCCAACAGATCCAGTTGGATGGTCTTTAAAGAATATTAGTAGGACATACCGTGTTAAAAGTTTATAACAAAAAGTTTATAAACTATGACACATCCTTCATAGTTTAAGAATGCATAGGAGTATTTAATCCCCATAAAAAACTATCTTGCATGTACTGATTAAAGAAACATACGTATATTAACACTTTGTCTTTATAattcacattttctccatcttttccaAAAGGGCACTAGTGTGATGCTCAAATGCATTCCTTGCAGCACTGATGTTCCAGCATGATGCCATCACTGACCTTCTAATACAGACGTAATGAGAGGACAATATATGAAGTTGCCATACTTTCTCATATTAAATAGTTGAAGTTTCTGTTAACCacttatgtttctttctttgtgataaactttttcatatatttttattttttaccacaAGAAATGCTAACCTTTAAAGGCAAGCAATTTTATGCATATCCCACTTTCATAATTCATTAAAGTGTGATCATAGTTAATTCTTAGGTTTCCTGAAGGAATATTTCATGAGACTTGATGAGCAAATCAAATGTTTCACACACAAGAAAGGTATTTAACATCTTCTACATGCCCTCAATGAAAGTAACAGTACTTTAGCACTTGTCAATACTAACAATGTTAATATTCTTAATATATATGTCTTTTTAAACTCACCATGTTGTCTGGCACCCAGGAACTCTGAGATTTTGAGGTACAAAGAGATGTGAAAGATTGTCTTCTAATACAACAGATTCTTGAAAATATTGATGCATAGAACTTTGGGTTTGAGAGATGAGAACAGCTCCTCTTGGGAAGTCCAAAGGAGGATTGATAAGTTGATTGAAAAGGTACTATATACCCCAAGCATAATGACTCATGAAGTAAAACAAATTTGTTATAAATAATGTCCCCCTAAAAGGATAGAGTTCCACTCTTCTTAATCTTTTACATCAGCTGGCAGTGGTGTGAGTGGCTTCCCAGATTGGTGCACTGACCATTCACACTGTGCAGAAGGTCACAGATGTGCAAGAGGAGACAAACATGTGATTTCAGCCTGGTTAAGCCCAAGTCTTAATAGGCAGAAACACTGTGCCTCACAGACtacagagggaaaagagaagaccATAGAATACAATGTGCATTTTTGCAGAGtcaataattttcatttattttgcttgaCTTTAGAAGTTCTTGGAATCAAAACCAAAGTCTCTACCACCAAGATTAACACCAGTTCTGCATTCGATTTTTAAATGCAGTTTCCAAGTTTGTGCAAAGGGATTAAAATGTCAGTCCTATTAGGGAGGCAAGACATCACCTATACTTTCAGATTCAAGGATTGACAAACTTGTCTAAAGTTCTGGAACGCATAGGCAACAAGACTAAGGTTCAAACAAATGCCCTATCATCCTAATGCACTTATCCCTATGCTAATGAGAGGACTATTCTGTAGATGGAACTGAGcagtaaaatgaaaatcaaagtgcTTGGTTTAGGAAAAGTTAGGAAATGCTGGGAATGTTGTTTAGATTCATGTTCTTTGTAGTGGGCATTAAATTGGCCCCCGTTGTTTGTGCACATAAAAAGCTATGGACAGTTTCAATGACAGTTTAAGAGGGAGCTTCATTTTGGTGGGTTTCTCAGATTGGCCTCAGCTGGAACTcattctttttgtctttatttcaattttctactCCTTAACTCTCTTTGGCAACACGGCCATCATTGCTCTCTCCCGAATGGACCTTCGATTACAcactcccatgtacttcttcctctcccacctctccttcctggACCTCTGCTACACCACCAGCACTGTGCCCCAGCTCCTGATCAACCTTCATGGACTTGACAGAACCATCAGCTATGGTGGGTGTGTGGCCCAGCTGCTCATATCTCTGGCTCTGGGCTCCACTGAGTGTGTGCTCCTGGTGGTGATGGCCTTTGACCGCTATGCTGCTGTGTGTCGTCCTCTGCACTACACAACAATCATGCACCCCCTTCTCTGCCAGACATTGGCTATTGCTTCATGGTTAGGAGGCTTCTTGAACTCTCTGATTCAGACAGGGCTCATGATGGCCATGCCGCTCTGTGGACATCGACTGAATCACTTCTTCTGTGAGATGCCTGTTCTCCTGAAGTTGGCCTGTGAGGACACAGGAGGAACAGAGGCCAAGATGTTTGTGACCAGAGCTATAATTTTGGTTTTCCCTGCAGCACTAATTCTTGGCTCCTATGCACAGATTGCCAGGGCAGTGATGAAGATCAAGTCAAATGCTGGACGAAGAAAAGCTTTTGGGACATGTGGGTCGCACCTCCTGgtggtttctctgttttatggCTCAGCCATCTACACATACTTACAGCCCAAGGGCAGCTATTCTGAGAGTGAGGGGAAGTTTGTTGCTCTTTTCTATACTATCATCACCCCTATGCTCAACCCTCTGATTTATACCCTGAGGAACAAGGATGTGAAGGGGGCTCTGTGGAAGGTGCTGGGGAGAGGTACAGATTCAGGGTAGGGGAAGAAAATAGGGCCACCTCAACTTTCTATGGTGGGTCTCATATCCTTAAGTCCATCTGGGTCTACTGAATAAGAAATAACCTtcagggccgggcgttggtggtgcacgcctttaatcccagcactgaggaggcagaggcaggtggatctctgtgagtttttggccagcctggtctccagagaaagtgtcaggataggctccaaagctacgcagagaaatcctgtctcgaaaaaccaaaaaagaaagaaaaaagagagaaagaaagagagagagagggagagagagagagagaaagagagagagagagagagagagagagagagagagagagagagagagagagaaatagcctTCTGCAAGTTTCAGAAATTTGTTGCTTTCCTCTTCTGGAGTTGAAAGTCAAAATCTCTTTAGCTTCTCTCTATTGGTGTCTATGGTCCTTGAAAAAAGGGGTCAAAGCTGATTTATCTCAAACATTGCACAAGAATGTTTGAGAGGATGGTCTTTTCTCCATATGAGAGAATAGCACAGGTGTCTAGGAATTTATGGATATGAGGGAAGGCTTAATTTAATGTGATACCCCTTTTCCAGAGCCTTCCATCCCCTTACACCTCTGCAGCTCAAGATAATCACTAATCATATGCATGAAACAAATGGTTTCTCTTGCATCCTTTCATACCATTTAAACAATTaggacatatatacatacttaatAGAAAAAGGAGGACTAAAGTTTTGTGACTAGTGTATTACTCTTGCATTTGGCATTCAGTAAAAAGAGATGATCATTTAAAGATAGCATAACCCCAGTGAAGCAATTGGTACAGCTGGGAACACACAGCCATTGCTTTTGCAATTTATGTCTTGTGGGATGCAGATGCCATCTCCATGGAAACCTTAACCCTTGGGTACCCATGGACCTTCTCATTTATGGCAGTGGCTTTAGCATTTGCAGAAAAAATGAATCATATTAAGAGAATTAAGCCAATCTTagataaatatgtgtgtatacatgtatatttatgtttgttCCATATATGATCATGCTTATATAGAAGTAATCAACAAATGAAAAGCTGGTTATTAAAATAACAAACACttgtatggtagtttgaatgtgtttggcccccataagctcttagggagcagcactattaggaagtgtgactttgttgAAGTAGTGTGGTCTTATtgaaggaaatatgtcactgtggggacagactttgaggtctctttttcttaagTTTCTCTCAGTGTCACAGACTACTTCCTGTggccttctgatcaagatatagTCAGCacagtgtctgtctgcatgctgccatggaCCCACCATGATGAGATTGGACTGTAAGCCCATCTGAACTGTAAGCCTCCCCagttaaaagtttttcttttataagagttgccatggtcatggtgtctctttacagcaatagaaaccctaatgagGACACCTTGgctaggaaaaagaaagataagaCTGAACAAAAGACCACTGGAGATCTCTCTGAGAAACCGTAAACCAATGAGTTCGATGACACAAACAAAATGGACAAATTCTTGGATACTATCAGCTTAGCAAGACTGaatcataaagaaatgtaaaggtTCAACAGACAATtacaatcaatgaaattaaagaattttaaaagcatcTCACCAAAGAAATACCCAGTACCAGATTACTCCATTGTTGAATACTACCAAACTTATAATAAAGCAATATCGAAACTTTCTTGATTAttctagaaaaaatgaaaagccaaAAAATTCTTTCAGATTCACTCTGTAAGGCCAGAATTACCCTGATAGGAAAACTagataagcacacacacaaaaaaaaaccacaggctAATATCCCCAGTGAGCATATGTGTAAACATTTTCAATGCAATATCAGCAGATCAAATCCAGTGGTATATTAAAATGTCTATTCACCATGACAAAATGTTATTTCCCCAAATACAGGAAAGTGTCAATTCACACCAATTGACACAATAACACACACCAACagaacaaataacaacaacaaaatgatgatCTCTGTATTGAGTTGTCTTGTCCAGCCTggatatgagggcttttgccttgtcttaatgtattttgttttatcaagtttggttgttttctcttggaggactgctcttttctgaaggaaaataggAGGAGGGGAGCCATGAAGAgtggaaagaagagaaactgtggtcggtatatattatatgagaaaagaatctattttcaattaaaaaatcataaataagatATGCTAGCAGGTTATTCATAATCTCACCAAAAGGGCAATATAAAGAGACTCCTTCCTTGATATCTGATTTGAAaatggtatctctgagtttgtgAATGGTCTCAACTTTCTTGATGTCTCTGAAAGCagagaaaattataattttattggtctaattcatttctttttttggtgtcCTTTGAATGTTCCATCTAAGGATCAACGACCTGTCCTCAGGTCCCAGCTGCATGATGATCTCAATGGATAGAAAAAATTTCGATAAAAATTCACCAGTTCTCTAAGACAAAATCTGTGAATAAATCAGCTACAGAAATGCaccaaaacataataaaggcataCACAGTAAACATACATATTAAGTACTGAATAGGAAAAACATGAAACTTTTCCTCTTGACCGAGACAAAGATAGCTCCTTTTACAACATTTACCCAACTCGGTACTAGAGATCTTAGTGAGGCCAATCAAGCAAGAGAAATAAGGTAAAGTATATAAGCTAAATTGTTACTGTGGGAAGATGACATGACTTTCTATACTTAAAGCTTCTAAAATTCACCAAAAGAACTCTTAAGACTAGTAAACAAATTCCCCAAAGTCACAGGATACAAAATCAAGGTAAGTGGAGGAAGTGGCACACATCTTGTTATTGCCTAAAGCCTTCTCATGTGTTCTTTCTTATCTCTGTGGACTTGTTTCTCAGGTTTGAACCTCCAAAGAGAAGTGTCTACCATACGACAATGAAACAATGGTTACAG
Encoded here:
- the LOC100756320 gene encoding olfactory receptor 10, with the translated sequence MDSFNDSLRGSFILVGFSDWPQLELILFVFISIFYSLTLFGNTAIIALSRMDLRLHTPMYFFLSHLSFLDLCYTTSTVPQLLINLHGLDRTISYGGCVAQLLISLALGSTECVLLVVMAFDRYAAVCRPLHYTTIMHPLLCQTLAIASWLGGFLNSLIQTGLMMAMPLCGHRLNHFFCEMPVLLKLACEDTGGTEAKMFVTRAIILVFPAALILGSYAQIARAVMKIKSNAGRRKAFGTCGSHLLVVSLFYGSAIYTYLQPKGSYSESEGKFVALFYTIITPMLNPLIYTLRNKDVKGALWKVLGRGTDSG